The Campylobacter sp. MIT 99-7217 genome contains a region encoding:
- a CDS encoding inner membrane CreD family protein, with the protein MKSYNTKAFYLFIFSLIFVFFLSIFKISILDERIINAQNAKSVSADWGTQNELIIPFLKAELYDIKEKKQSRIYFQSKFAELGLDFNVLDREKGIFKLPIYKALVDLNASFDFNELAEILETNENLYVKSLSFVLYTRYGFTDFVKKFESKTLNLKEEIFDHKLLFNIAQENIKKPFITDIQASFELKGSELFEIYMLAKDWEINLSSNSKNLSFGGVLPQNYEQDQGKFKAFYKGKFPKNTTINCLDDDYLHSDFISCLKDFEISPVQMEIYGGVSEYRLIERMLKYGYFFVGLSLLALFLCEFVGKKSVALIQYAVVCVSLAVFYLCLLAFSEHIGFNLAYFISSLSVIIPVSFYTFSIMGNKIFAGIIFSVLTLLYVCLFIMLKQDQYAFLTGTVIAMFAVYITMFLTRNLNKNENEITP; encoded by the coding sequence ATGAAATCTTATAATACAAAAGCTTTTTATCTTTTTATTTTTTCTCTTATTTTTGTTTTTTTCCTTTCGATTTTTAAAATAAGTATTCTTGATGAGAGGATTATTAATGCACAGAATGCCAAGAGTGTGAGTGCTGATTGGGGTACTCAAAATGAGCTTATTATCCCCTTTTTAAAAGCAGAACTTTATGATATCAAAGAGAAAAAACAAAGCCGTATTTATTTTCAATCAAAATTTGCTGAGCTTGGTCTTGATTTTAATGTGCTTGATCGTGAAAAGGGTATTTTTAAACTTCCTATTTATAAGGCTTTAGTAGATTTAAATGCAAGTTTTGATTTCAATGAACTTGCTGAGATTTTAGAAACAAACGAAAATCTTTATGTAAAAAGTCTTTCTTTTGTGCTTTATACTCGTTATGGATTTACAGACTTTGTTAAAAAATTTGAATCAAAGACTTTAAATTTAAAAGAAGAAATTTTTGATCATAAATTACTTTTTAATATCGCTCAAGAAAATATAAAAAAACCTTTTATTACAGATATTCAAGCAAGTTTTGAGCTAAAAGGAAGCGAGCTTTTTGAAATTTATATGCTGGCTAAAGATTGGGAAATAAACCTTTCATCGAATTCTAAGAACTTATCATTTGGTGGGGTATTGCCACAAAATTATGAACAAGATCAGGGCAAATTTAAGGCTTTTTATAAGGGGAAGTTTCCTAAAAATACTACTATAAATTGTCTTGATGATGATTATTTACATAGTGATTTTATATCTTGCTTGAAAGATTTTGAAATTTCGCCTGTACAAATGGAAATTTATGGAGGAGTGAGCGAATACAGGCTTATAGAAAGAATGCTTAAATATGGTTATTTCTTTGTCGGTTTAAGTTTACTTGCTTTATTTTTGTGTGAGTTTGTAGGAAAGAAAAGTGTTGCTTTGATTCAGTATGCTGTTGTTTGTGTGAGTTTGGCTGTATTTTATCTTTGTTTATTAGCTTTTAGCGAACATATAGGTTTTAATCTTGCTTATTTCATCTCAAGTCTTAGCGTTATTATCCCTGTTTCTTTTTATACTTTCAGCATTATGGGGAATAAAATCTTTGCAGGTATCATCTTTAGTGTTTTAACGCTTTTATATGTGTGTTTATTTATCATGCTTAAACAAGATCAGTATGCCTTTTTAACAGGCACGGTTATAGCAATGTTTGCTGTATACATCACAATGTTTTTGACAAGAAATTTAAACAAAAATGAAAATGAAATTACTCCTTGA
- the rsmG gene encoding 16S rRNA (guanine(527)-N(7))-methyltransferase RsmG: MRDLKTKLKLNLNFTKDLSEDKFDELCDKIELYKQIFQDFNKVHNLSNFKDLNAQIIDSLKILDFKDFKNARIICDIGSGAGFPAVFLALVLKAEFYLFEPNPKKSAFLRSVKITCKMPNLNIIKEKVQHFKADFKADIITSRALMSILNLLEICKNLENENTKFVLFKGSNLKNELQEASKLIKTSEIFEQDLRKYCVLKTNIC; the protein is encoded by the coding sequence ATGCGGGATTTAAAAACAAAACTTAAATTAAATTTAAATTTTACAAAAGATTTAAGCGAGGATAAATTTGATGAACTTTGCGATAAAATAGAGCTTTATAAGCAGATTTTTCAAGATTTTAACAAGGTGCATAATTTATCAAATTTTAAGGATTTAAACGCTCAGATTATTGATTCTTTAAAAATACTTGATTTTAAGGATTTTAAAAATGCTAGGATAATCTGTGATATAGGAAGTGGGGCAGGATTTCCGGCTGTTTTTTTAGCCCTTGTTTTAAAGGCAGAGTTTTATCTTTTTGAGCCAAATCCCAAAAAATCCGCCTTTTTAAGAAGCGTTAAAATCACTTGCAAAATGCCAAATTTAAATATCATCAAAGAAAAGGTGCAACATTTCAAGGCTGATTTTAAGGCTGATATCATCACTTCAAGGGCTTTGATGAGCATTTTAAACCTGCTTGAAATTTGCAAAAACTTAGAAAACGAAAATACCAAATTTGTGCTTTTTAAAGGCTCAAATTTAAAAAACGAGCTTCAAGAAGCAAGCAAACTCATCAAAACGAGTGAAATTTTTGAACAAGATCTTAGGAAATACTGCGTTTTAAAAACAAATATTTGTTAA
- the ribA gene encoding GTP cyclohydrolase II, with protein sequence MQVKISNIANLPSLWGDFKIQAFKEGEKEHLCIFKGEIKDTLNLRIHSECLTGDALGSLKCDCGPQLQYALKYISEHGGMVIYLRQEGRNIGLFNKVNAYALQDSGLDTIEANLKLGFKADERTYEVVEFILKHFNIKKINLLTNNPIKLNTLTDIEVLERLPIIIKANSHNEGYLKVKQKQMGHLL encoded by the coding sequence ATGCAGGTAAAAATTTCAAATATCGCAAATTTACCAAGTCTTTGGGGGGATTTTAAAATCCAAGCTTTTAAGGAGGGAGAGAAAGAACATTTATGCATATTTAAAGGAGAAATTAAAGACACTTTGAATTTAAGAATTCACTCAGAATGTCTAACAGGCGATGCTTTGGGAAGCTTGAAATGCGATTGTGGACCCCAACTTCAATATGCGTTAAAATATATCAGCGAACATGGCGGAATGGTGATTTATCTAAGACAAGAGGGGCGTAATATCGGGCTTTTTAACAAGGTTAATGCCTATGCTTTGCAAGACAGCGGACTTGATACTATAGAAGCAAATTTAAAGCTTGGTTTTAAGGCAGATGAACGCACTTATGAAGTGGTGGAATTTATCTTAAAGCACTTTAATATCAAAAAGATCAATTTACTTACCAATAACCCTATAAAACTAAACACGCTTACTGATATCGAGGTGCTTGAAAGATTGCCCATTATCATCAAGGCTAATTCTCACAATGAGGGCTATTTAAAAGTAAAACAAAAGCAAATGGGGCATTTGCTGTAA